In the Helianthus annuus cultivar XRQ/B chromosome 11, HanXRQr2.0-SUNRISE, whole genome shotgun sequence genome, one interval contains:
- the LOC110944097 gene encoding uncharacterized protein LOC110944097 translates to MGQSSSNFTIAPNSTIVHATLSFRSLNQSGFQYSTLPFGQSSGIQGDGYDDGYEEDFRGYEEEGFSYGGDGGYLGPQGGAGQQSQPIQQFQDMGRLPVGVQHIRPQGPQLQRPTPLHQVRPQITQPQFQRPIQQQPPMHQYQYQPPFAPQGPMQGQMGQPRAPLGAPQRHHREAPLSG, encoded by the coding sequence ATGGGTCAATCATCCTCTAACTTTACAATAGCACCAAACTCAACTATTGTTCATGCTACTTTATCCTTTAGATCACTAAACCAATCGGGTTTTCAATACTCAACTCTTCCCTTTGGGCAATCTTCGGGTATTCAAGGGGATGGATATGATGACGGTTATGAAGAGGATTTTAGAGGGTATGAAGAGGAAGGCTTTtcttatgggggtgatggaggatATTTGGGACCTCAAGGAGGAgcgggtcaacaaagtcaaccgaTTCAACAGTTTCAAGACATGGGTAGATTACCGGTTGGGGTGCAACACATTAGACCTCAAGGGCCACAATTGCAACGCCCTACACCGCTACATCAAGTGCGCCCTCAAATTACACAACCACAATTTCaaagaccgattcaacaacaacCGCCAATGCATCAATATCAATATCAACCACCGTTTGCACCTCAAGGGCCTATGCAAGGGCAAATGGGTCAACCAAGAGCACCATTGGGTGCTCCTCAAAGACATCATCGTGAA